The Desmonostoc muscorum LEGE 12446 genome includes a region encoding these proteins:
- a CDS encoding orange carotenoid protein N-terminal domain-containing protein, which yields MSFTLQSAQNIFPGTLVADIVPSIIESFNQLNAEDQLALLWFAYTEMGKSITVAAPGAANMILAQGLLEQIKQMPFDAQTQVMYDLANRADTPICRSYASFTVNIKLGFWYQLGEWMAQGIVAPIPPGYKLSSKAAQVLQAIRGADPGQQITILRNTVVSMGFDPNAPGSYKKVSEPVAPPIAQAFRTKVTIEGTDNATVLGYINNMNANDFDSAVALFSSEGALQPPFERPIVGQEAIRAYMREECQGLKMMPERGVSEPVEDGYTQVKVTGKVQTPWFGASVGMNIAWRFLLDPQGKIFFVAIDLLASPKELLNLVRK from the coding sequence ATGTCTTTTACCCTCCAGTCGGCTCAAAATATCTTTCCCGGCACCCTAGTTGCTGACATTGTTCCATCTATCATTGAATCTTTTAATCAGCTCAACGCTGAAGATCAACTAGCATTACTTTGGTTTGCCTACACCGAAATGGGTAAATCGATTACCGTTGCTGCTCCGGGGGCTGCGAACATGATCCTCGCCCAAGGGCTTTTGGAACAAATTAAGCAGATGCCTTTTGATGCTCAGACACAAGTGATGTATGATTTGGCCAACCGTGCTGATACTCCCATCTGCCGTTCCTATGCATCCTTCACCGTAAACATCAAATTGGGCTTTTGGTATCAATTAGGAGAATGGATGGCTCAGGGAATTGTCGCTCCCATACCACCGGGCTACAAGCTTTCTTCTAAAGCTGCTCAAGTGCTGCAAGCAATCCGAGGTGCCGATCCAGGTCAACAAATCACCATCCTACGCAATACCGTAGTTAGTATGGGATTTGACCCGAATGCTCCTGGTAGTTACAAAAAAGTCTCAGAGCCTGTGGCTCCTCCCATTGCACAAGCATTTCGGACTAAGGTCACCATTGAGGGCACCGACAATGCCACTGTGTTGGGCTACATCAATAACATGAACGCCAATGACTTTGACAGTGCGGTTGCTCTGTTTAGCTCCGAAGGTGCCCTGCAACCTCCCTTTGAAAGACCAATTGTTGGTCAAGAGGCAATCCGCGCTTATATGCGTGAAGAATGCCAGGGATTGAAAATGATGCCAGAGCGCGGTGTATCTGAGCCAGTGGAAGATGGCTATACTCAAGTTAAAGTCACCGGCAAAGTCCAAACCCCCTGGTTCGGTGCGAGTGTAGGGATGAACATTGCATGGCGGTTTTTGCTAGATCCCCAAGGCAAAATCTTCTTCGTAGCGATTGACTTGCTGGCTTCTCCTAAAGAACTCTTGAACTTAGTACGTAAATAG
- a CDS encoding pentapeptide repeat-containing protein produces MDADQILKRYCAGERNFTQVSLHLANLSEVCLAGINLDRANLANATLSHANLRGANLIEANLTAAALWRTDLSGANLIWANLKAANLIRATLSKADLHKGNLVKADLRLADLRDADLSGANLAGADLRYANLSGAFLAKANLSGADLTGANLSNTDLSYANLAKAILFKTDLSCVDFTEVNLTQVDLHHCVLNGVILPESSLMKTG; encoded by the coding sequence ATGGATGCCGATCAAATACTCAAGCGCTATTGTGCAGGAGAGAGAAATTTTACTCAGGTAAGCTTGCATTTGGCTAACCTCAGCGAGGTGTGTCTAGCTGGAATAAATCTCGATAGAGCTAATTTGGCTAATGCGACTTTATCTCATGCTAACCTGCGTGGAGCAAACTTGATCGAAGCAAATTTGACTGCTGCGGCTCTCTGGAGAACTGACTTGAGTGGAGCTAACCTCATCTGGGCAAACCTCAAGGCTGCTAATTTGATCCGAGCAACTCTCAGCAAAGCAGACTTGCACAAGGGAAACCTTGTGAAAGCAGACTTACGATTAGCAGATTTGCGTGATGCAGACCTTAGTGGTGCAAACCTAGCTGGAGCAGACTTGCGCTATGCCAACCTGAGTGGCGCCTTTTTGGCTAAGGCAAATCTCAGTGGTGCAGACCTGACTGGGGCAAACTTAAGCAATACAGACTTGAGTTATGCCAATCTAGCCAAAGCTATTTTATTTAAAACTGATCTGAGTTGCGTTGATTTCACCGAAGTAAACCTGACTCAGGTAGATCTGCATCATTGCGTCCTTAACGGAGTCATTTTGCCGGAATCAAGTTTGATGAAGACGGGTTGA
- a CDS encoding DICT sensory domain-containing protein yields MTVSNSLLEDLCQVLPDLQPQIYFKSSLTAVSHAIEDLVLAATDQPLVIANFQQERFYRQEIPRYEKIAQHTDQVYVLAAPESDFGIVSAPYATIPFAPNDELAQEWHLIVIGQLYSACLICREHASPIDSASLDQAREFQGIWTFDPEVCIQAARLLFERILTYRPELAPKIRQAHRRYRLLRESQVQTSRNKTLGIDFRLFTNRLVTYLQASQYRLLKAYRTIASKERKERLINAIATTIRRSFNPEEILTVTVRELGQVFSDCRCLVYLYQPDSQNQPIAYESTPVGLASLKREVWTLASHPLFHTALVPSQTQGENQSQTIVIADINQDFGLQSDPELKAQLVRWQIRACLLVPICYQGTWLGMLELHQPEAHLWTEDDIALVEAIATQVGVALMQAQAYRNLETLNRQLVDLERTQSNLIAIVGHELRTPLSTIRVCLESLITEPQMPLNLQQTMLQAALDDADRLRKLIQDFITLSRLEGGLVRWQLEPISLEEYLDLALSGLEYRQKLPKIVVELPHHLPPIQVDGEGLIEVLTKLLDNACKFTDKSGQVTIRADLLNREEVDPPLGKPEKTSVLKVTIADTGRGIEPSRLETIFERFYQEEGFLQRTVGGAGLGLAICRRIIDNLGGKIWAESLGKNQGSEFHFTVPVAVPIS; encoded by the coding sequence ATGACTGTCTCGAATTCCTTGTTGGAAGATTTGTGCCAAGTTCTACCAGATTTGCAACCTCAAATCTATTTCAAGTCTTCGTTGACGGCTGTTTCTCACGCAATAGAAGACTTGGTACTGGCAGCGACAGATCAACCCCTAGTGATTGCGAATTTTCAGCAGGAGCGTTTTTATCGCCAGGAGATTCCTCGCTATGAAAAAATTGCTCAGCATACAGACCAGGTTTATGTATTAGCTGCACCAGAAAGTGACTTTGGTATTGTTTCAGCTCCTTATGCAACCATTCCTTTTGCCCCTAATGACGAATTAGCTCAGGAATGGCATTTGATTGTGATCGGTCAGCTATATTCAGCGTGCCTGATTTGTCGAGAACATGCTTCACCCATAGATTCAGCATCCCTAGACCAAGCAAGGGAATTTCAGGGAATTTGGACATTTGACCCCGAAGTTTGTATTCAGGCTGCCCGCCTATTGTTCGAGCGGATTCTGACTTACCGACCAGAATTAGCCCCTAAAATCCGGCAAGCGCACAGACGTTATCGACTGTTGCGGGAATCGCAAGTGCAGACATCAAGAAATAAAACACTAGGAATTGACTTCAGGCTATTTACCAACCGCTTAGTTACATATCTACAAGCTAGTCAATACAGGCTACTGAAAGCTTATCGTACCATAGCTAGTAAAGAGCGAAAAGAACGTTTGATTAATGCGATCGCCACTACTATTCGCCGCTCTTTTAATCCAGAAGAGATTTTAACTGTTACCGTTAGAGAATTAGGTCAAGTTTTTAGCGATTGTCGGTGTCTAGTTTATCTTTATCAACCAGATAGTCAAAACCAGCCAATTGCTTATGAGTCAACACCTGTGGGATTGGCATCTTTGAAGAGGGAAGTTTGGACATTGGCAAGTCATCCCCTATTTCACACTGCTTTAGTGCCAAGTCAAACTCAGGGCGAAAACCAATCACAAACTATAGTTATTGCTGATATCAACCAGGATTTTGGCTTACAGTCCGATCCAGAATTAAAAGCTCAATTGGTGCGCTGGCAAATTCGTGCTTGCTTGTTGGTACCGATTTGCTATCAAGGAACTTGGCTGGGAATGCTCGAACTGCACCAGCCAGAAGCTCATTTGTGGACAGAAGATGATATAGCTTTAGTAGAGGCGATCGCTACACAGGTTGGAGTAGCTTTGATGCAGGCACAAGCTTATCGCAACTTAGAAACTCTGAATCGTCAGCTGGTAGACTTGGAGCGGACTCAAAGTAACTTAATTGCGATCGTTGGCCATGAACTGCGTACTCCTTTATCTACCATCCGCGTTTGCTTAGAGAGTTTAATTACAGAACCACAAATGCCGCTTAACTTGCAGCAGACGATGTTGCAAGCTGCTTTAGACGATGCAGATCGTTTGCGTAAACTAATTCAAGATTTTATTACCTTATCTCGCTTAGAAGGCGGGTTGGTGCGCTGGCAACTAGAGCCAATATCCCTTGAAGAATACCTAGATTTAGCCCTCAGCGGACTCGAATACCGACAGAAACTGCCTAAAATTGTCGTAGAATTGCCCCATCACTTACCGCCAATCCAGGTAGATGGCGAAGGACTGATTGAAGTTTTAACAAAGTTACTTGATAATGCCTGTAAGTTTACTGATAAAAGCGGACAAGTCACTATTCGTGCAGACCTTTTGAATCGAGAAGAAGTTGACCCACCCTTAGGAAAACCCGAGAAAACATCTGTGTTAAAAGTTACTATTGCAGATACAGGTCGAGGAATTGAACCGAGCCGACTAGAAACTATCTTTGAACGTTTTTATCAGGAAGAAGGATTTTTGCAACGCACTGTAGGTGGTGCGGGACTTGGTTTGGCGATTTGTCGTCGGATTATTGATAATTTAGGAGGTAAAATTTGGGCTGAGTCTTTGGGGAAAAATCAGGGTAGCGAGTTTCATTTTACGGTTCCGGTTGCAGTGCCTATTTCTTAA
- a CDS encoding Piwi domain-containing protein, whose protein sequence is MTAGVLQSPLKTNISPIFLAEIFLLKIPQPNLICFRLTPRLDTEIGNRLSWRFSQKFPDIMAIFANGNFWVLAKPDQAMPNLDEWRKALTEIQEELKKDIGDRYYSIQWVSQPQISADILSELAIRILKIRRTFSYFSIPFNKIEVRREAKVWAEAIEITNISHPAIAITIRSSFVFKGKLSDFYENHPYRQNPRDLLIGLNVRDIEKNSSATIVDIEGTIGEREEELLKYKPASTSEIAIIEAPRDQPVVVVQFSKNKKRYPYAMAALIPCITEETAERFDVIYGDLLKEAKIPYQQRQTTLASYKQEAALALNIYGFELSEKCLNSSKSSNCSELFLPLKFKLEDTQLLFGKDKSGQNFIGRRGDILKGLLKGGVYRRQIQYQDKMTEIRITALKLCDFKVDPFIREVQKRLENYGFKSIVVHKVALSVSRSSVPEDREKVEETVDKLMAVPEDREKIKEAVNELMAIPTDIVLTFLPQSDRHADNSDDGSFYSFIYSRLLRREIASQVIYEETLKNTSNYGNILNQVIPGILAKLGNLPFILAEPLEIADYFIGFDVSRFSKKKGIGSRNVCASVRLYDKQGEFIRYRLEDALTEGETIDKRTLERFLPSAELRQKTVVIYRDGRFCGDEIKNLRERAKVIGSKFILVECVKSQIPRLYKFQQSVVTAPTKGLALRLSPYEVILVTTEVKSEKMGLPYPLRLKIIPDPEHEQQVSIESLIEATLKLTLLHHGALKEPRLPVPLYGSDKIAYRRLQGIAPGTVEGDRQFWL, encoded by the coding sequence ATGACTGCTGGTGTGCTTCAATCTCCCTTAAAAACTAATATATCCCCAATATTTTTGGCAGAGATATTTTTACTAAAAATTCCTCAACCTAACTTAATCTGCTTTCGACTGACTCCCAGATTAGATACTGAAATAGGAAATCGCTTAAGTTGGCGGTTTAGCCAGAAATTTCCTGATATTATGGCCATCTTTGCAAATGGAAATTTCTGGGTTTTAGCTAAACCCGATCAAGCAATGCCAAATTTAGATGAATGGCGAAAAGCTTTAACAGAAATTCAAGAGGAATTGAAAAAAGATATTGGCGATCGCTACTATTCAATCCAATGGGTAAGCCAACCACAGATATCTGCTGATATTCTTTCTGAACTAGCTATAAGAATATTAAAAATTAGACGGACATTTTCATATTTTAGTATTCCATTTAACAAAATTGAAGTTAGGCGAGAAGCAAAAGTTTGGGCAGAAGCAATTGAAATTACAAATATTTCACACCCAGCTATTGCTATAACCATCCGCAGTTCTTTTGTATTCAAAGGAAAATTGTCTGATTTTTACGAAAATCATCCTTATAGACAAAATCCAAGAGATTTATTAATTGGTTTAAATGTTCGAGATATTGAAAAGAATAGTTCAGCTACTATTGTAGATATTGAAGGAACTATTGGTGAGCGTGAAGAAGAATTACTCAAATATAAGCCTGCATCAACCAGTGAAATAGCTATTATTGAAGCACCTAGAGATCAACCTGTTGTAGTTGTGCAGTTTAGTAAGAACAAAAAACGGTATCCTTATGCAATGGCTGCTCTTATTCCCTGTATCACAGAAGAAACTGCTGAACGATTTGATGTAATTTATGGGGATTTACTCAAAGAAGCTAAGATCCCTTATCAACAACGACAAACGACTTTAGCATCATATAAACAAGAAGCTGCACTTGCTCTAAATATTTATGGGTTTGAGTTATCAGAAAAGTGTCTAAATAGTAGTAAAAGTAGCAATTGCTCTGAATTATTCTTGCCGCTAAAATTTAAGCTGGAAGATACTCAACTTCTATTTGGAAAGGATAAATCTGGACAAAATTTTATTGGTAGAAGAGGAGATATACTAAAGGGATTATTAAAAGGTGGCGTTTACCGTCGTCAAATTCAATATCAAGATAAAATGACAGAAATTCGTATTACTGCTTTGAAGCTTTGTGATTTTAAAGTAGATCCTTTTATTCGGGAAGTCCAGAAACGTCTAGAAAACTATGGATTTAAAAGTATAGTTGTTCATAAAGTTGCTCTGTCAGTGAGTAGATCAAGTGTGCCTGAAGATAGAGAAAAAGTTGAAGAAACTGTTGATAAATTAATGGCGGTTCCTGAAGATAGAGAAAAAATTAAGGAAGCCGTTAATGAATTAATGGCTATTCCTACAGACATTGTTTTGACATTTCTCCCTCAGAGCGATCGCCATGCTGATAATAGTGATGATGGTAGCTTTTATTCATTTATTTATTCACGCTTACTCCGGCGTGAAATTGCTAGTCAAGTAATTTATGAAGAGACATTAAAAAATACCAGCAATTATGGAAATATCCTGAACCAGGTAATTCCAGGAATTCTAGCAAAATTAGGAAACTTACCCTTTATTTTAGCTGAACCTTTAGAAATTGCTGATTATTTCATCGGATTTGATGTTTCCCGATTTTCTAAAAAGAAGGGAATCGGAAGTAGAAATGTCTGTGCGAGTGTACGTCTCTATGATAAGCAAGGGGAGTTTATTCGTTACCGACTAGAAGATGCTTTAACCGAGGGTGAAACAATTGATAAACGAACACTAGAAAGGTTTCTACCATCTGCTGAATTAAGACAAAAAACTGTAGTAATTTACCGTGATGGACGTTTTTGTGGTGATGAGATAAAGAATTTAAGAGAAAGAGCAAAAGTTATTGGTTCAAAGTTTATTTTGGTGGAGTGTGTCAAATCTCAGATTCCACGACTATATAAATTTCAGCAGTCTGTAGTGACAGCACCAACTAAAGGGTTAGCTCTTCGCTTATCGCCGTATGAAGTAATTTTAGTCACTACTGAAGTTAAGTCTGAGAAAATGGGTTTACCTTATCCTCTGCGTTTAAAGATTATTCCCGATCCTGAACACGAACAGCAAGTATCAATTGAAAGTTTAATAGAAGCTACACTTAAACTGACATTGCTACATCACGGGGCGTTGAAAGAACCTCGCTTACCAGTCCCATTATACGGTTCTGACAAAATAGCTTATCGGCGGTTACAAGGAATTGCCCCAGGGACAGTGGAAGGCGATCGCCAATTTTGGCTGTAA
- a CDS encoding PD-(D/E)XK nuclease family protein, with protein sequence MASDSTPVRIGLLAQRGVYEFHQNSPLLHQEDAVEQMIEILELRKESDLVQQRVLQILTNYQQNPILAEKKIIQLSRGDERFPKPILIKQGNQSFNLYAATDCIFAEEDDTLHILDFKTGHSDFDRRQGYVYLLAASYLYPQQKAVASFYNLENGNWSEPISATPNTLKAFQIELALIAQRHQEDLKRYRQNSADFSQIFPQNPGVSCRYCSFNSICEFTISEVST encoded by the coding sequence TTGGCAAGTGATAGCACCCCTGTGCGAATTGGACTACTAGCACAAAGGGGAGTTTATGAATTTCATCAAAACTCTCCTTTGTTACATCAAGAAGACGCTGTAGAACAAATGATAGAGATTCTGGAATTGCGGAAAGAGTCAGATTTGGTTCAGCAACGAGTACTTCAGATACTGACAAACTACCAGCAAAATCCAATTCTTGCTGAGAAGAAAATTATTCAACTTAGCCGAGGCGATGAGCGTTTTCCAAAACCAATTCTGATTAAGCAGGGTAATCAATCTTTTAACTTATATGCTGCAACTGACTGCATTTTTGCCGAAGAAGATGATACTTTGCACATTTTAGATTTCAAAACTGGCCACTCTGATTTTGATCGCCGACAGGGGTATGTTTACTTACTAGCAGCTAGTTATTTGTACCCCCAGCAAAAAGCAGTAGCATCTTTTTATAACTTAGAAAATGGTAACTGGTCAGAACCTATCAGCGCAACACCTAACACTCTTAAGGCTTTTCAGATAGAACTTGCTCTAATAGCTCAACGACATCAAGAAGATTTGAAGCGCTACCGTCAAAATTCTGCTGATTTCAGTCAAATATTTCCCCAAAATCCGGGTGTAAGTTGTCGCTACTGTTCGTTTAACTCAATTTGTGAATTTACTATATCAGAGGTTTCTACATGA
- a CDS encoding ImmA/IrrE family metallo-endopeptidase, whose protein sequence is MNLSICYTQISPDERGLIVAMILPLERTILINDDIPEVLGAFTESTIAHEIGHWLLHVNKNENEALWEKRDINNDIKETNNPFFCRSASEPLDKYIASSQLDKIEWQAQYFASCLLMPRHVLQKISKGRDLTNWKHLYIIKDELGVTISNLINRLQDIGWIYIPKGSKQIFPGSMESESQRIKYWL, encoded by the coding sequence TTGAATTTGAGTATTTGTTATACACAAATATCTCCTGATGAGCGGGGATTGATTGTAGCTATGATTTTACCTTTAGAACGTACAATTTTGATAAATGATGATATTCCAGAAGTTCTAGGGGCTTTTACCGAATCGACAATTGCTCACGAAATAGGACATTGGTTACTTCATGTTAACAAGAATGAAAATGAAGCTTTATGGGAAAAAAGAGATATCAATAATGACATTAAAGAAACTAATAATCCATTCTTCTGTCGTAGTGCTAGTGAGCCACTTGATAAGTATATTGCTAGTAGTCAGCTTGATAAGATTGAATGGCAAGCCCAGTATTTTGCAAGCTGTCTGTTAATGCCTCGCCATGTATTGCAAAAAATAAGTAAAGGGCGTGATCTAACTAATTGGAAACATCTTTATATAATTAAAGATGAACTTGGTGTAACAATATCTAATCTCATAAATCGGCTGCAAGATATTGGATGGATTTATATTCCTAAAGGTTCTAAGCAAATATTTCCTGGAAGTATGGAATCAGAATCTCAACGAATAAAGTATTGGTTATGA
- a CDS encoding ImmA/IrrE family metallo-endopeptidase, protein MNIFKKYQFYSKEQIELKANEVLRIMEVENFPPKWPFEASRAADALGIMIDRQSIPPDTQGSIVAKILPLERKIVLNELIPNLNGGFEQSTIAHEIGHWILHVNQDEADGFTEQLELNLGLEDVTKYFLCRTVDAKISQINMNNQLGNIEWQAQFFASCLLMPIHILEATLKGRDLTNWKHLYAMKDQLGVTISNLINRLEDLDWINIPKGSKQIYLGKAVPNGQTNLFNS, encoded by the coding sequence ATGAACATCTTCAAAAAATATCAATTTTATAGCAAAGAACAAATTGAGTTGAAAGCTAATGAAGTTTTAAGAATTATGGAGGTTGAGAATTTTCCTCCAAAGTGGCCTTTTGAGGCTAGTCGTGCTGCTGATGCTTTGGGAATAATGATTGACAGGCAAAGCATACCTCCTGATACTCAAGGGTCAATAGTGGCTAAAATTCTCCCATTGGAGAGAAAGATTGTACTCAATGAATTAATTCCTAATCTAAATGGAGGATTTGAACAATCGACAATAGCTCATGAAATTGGACACTGGATACTCCATGTCAATCAAGATGAAGCTGACGGGTTTACAGAACAGTTAGAATTAAATCTAGGACTAGAAGATGTCACGAAATATTTTTTATGCCGCACTGTAGACGCTAAAATTAGCCAGATAAATATGAATAACCAGTTAGGAAATATTGAATGGCAAGCTCAGTTTTTTGCTAGTTGTCTGTTAATGCCTATACACATTCTAGAGGCTACACTAAAAGGACGTGATTTAACTAACTGGAAACATCTTTATGCAATGAAAGACCAACTTGGTGTCACAATTTCTAATTTGATAAATCGCCTAGAAGACCTCGACTGGATTAACATTCCTAAGGGATCTAAGCAAATATATCTCGGTAAAGCTGTACCAAATGGGCAGACAAATTTGTTTAATAGCTAA
- a CDS encoding Uma2 family endonuclease: MNATTVALPSIVKLKIDLSDEQFFQMCQKNRDYRFERTASGEILIMPPTGSDTGRRNVKITTQLDIWNSESNLGEVFDSSTGFTLPNGAERSPDASWVKIERWNALTPQQQEKFAPICPDFVVELRSPSDSLKDLQEKMQEYIENGAQLGWLIDRKNKRVEIYCPGKDVEILNNPTSLSGENVLPEFMLNLQDIM, encoded by the coding sequence ATGAACGCTACTACAGTCGCTTTACCTTCAATCGTCAAACTAAAAATTGATTTGAGCGATGAACAATTTTTCCAAATGTGTCAGAAAAACCGCGATTATCGATTTGAACGTACAGCGTCAGGAGAAATATTAATTATGCCACCTACAGGTAGTGATACTGGCAGACGTAATGTTAAAATTACCACTCAATTGGATATTTGGAATTCTGAGAGTAATTTAGGCGAAGTTTTTGACTCTTCAACAGGTTTCACCCTACCCAATGGTGCAGAACGTTCTCCCGATGCTTCCTGGGTGAAAATTGAGCGGTGGAATGCTTTAACCCCACAACAACAAGAAAAATTTGCCCCGATTTGTCCTGATTTTGTAGTTGAGTTACGTTCTCCTAGTGATTCTCTAAAAGATTTGCAGGAGAAAATGCAAGAGTATATCGAAAATGGCGCTCAATTAGGCTGGTTAATCGACCGAAAAAATAAGCGAGTAGAAATTTATTGTCCAGGTAAAGATGTAGAAATATTAAACAATCCTACTAGTTTATCAGGGGAAAATGTCCTGCCTGAATTTATGTTGAATTTACAAGATATTATGTAG
- a CDS encoding acetoacetate decarboxylase family protein — protein MPYPQAPWTLQGYAIQTLHLVSIDQVRPLIPSELGIISVWPGKTLGSVYLSNYGSGSVLEYNELIIAPALVHYQKKIGAWISHIYVDNPDSVAGGREIWGLPKELAEFTLQGERATVHQGNQNLCSINHNRQSWAWPIQLGASTFSAKGNDLLIFSADFKSLLGLIGSQLEIPTESPFSGIGLGKPWLTVRHQQMSLRVHAPKVLGEIHI, from the coding sequence ATGCCTTATCCTCAAGCACCTTGGACACTTCAAGGCTACGCTATTCAAACTCTGCATTTGGTGAGTATTGACCAAGTGCGCCCTTTAATTCCCTCAGAGTTAGGAATTATTTCTGTATGGCCTGGTAAAACCCTTGGTAGTGTGTATTTATCTAATTACGGTTCAGGCTCGGTATTGGAGTACAATGAGTTAATTATTGCCCCGGCTTTGGTTCATTACCAAAAGAAAATCGGCGCTTGGATTTCGCACATTTATGTAGATAATCCTGATTCTGTGGCTGGTGGTCGAGAAATTTGGGGACTACCGAAGGAACTAGCTGAGTTTACTCTCCAAGGAGAACGTGCCACTGTGCATCAGGGAAACCAGAACCTGTGTAGTATTAACCATAATCGACAAAGCTGGGCATGGCCTATACAATTAGGCGCATCTACTTTCAGCGCCAAGGGTAATGATTTGCTGATATTCTCCGCTGATTTTAAGTCTTTGTTGGGTTTGATTGGTTCTCAGTTAGAAATCCCTACTGAAAGTCCTTTTTCTGGAATAGGTTTAGGTAAACCTTGGTTAACTGTGCGTCATCAGCAGATGAGTTTGCGAGTTCATGCGCCAAAAGTCCTTGGTGAAATACACATCTAG